The Hyperolius riggenbachi isolate aHypRig1 chromosome 3, aHypRig1.pri, whole genome shotgun sequence genome window below encodes:
- the LOC137563533 gene encoding phytanoyl-CoA dioxygenase, peroxisomal-like, which translates to MQAQSHQITPGGGGRLSVLQRHLTAVPVSGQVSVATHPASFKYTLDNDLLTTEQRHFYEENGFLVIKNLVSHEDIDEFRNVFEKLCKKELTAPGLVIMRDVAIAKSEFVPDQKAITKVQDFQEVPDLYRYCSLPQIVNYVECFTGPNIMAMHTMLINKPPDAGKKTSRHPMHQDLHYFPFRPAERVVCAWTAMERIDRSNGCLVVVPGTHKGELKQHDYPEWEGGVNKMYHGVRDFDPNAPRVHLVMEKGDTVFFHPVLIHGSGMNKTAGFRKAISCHYASSDCHYIDVKGTSQELIEKEVGEVAMKRYGVDFPITLQDVWMAKARCVHGERINM; encoded by the exons ACAGCAGTTCCTGTGTCAGGCCAGGTTTCAGTTGCCACTCATCCAGCAAGCTTCAA ATACACTTTGGATAATGATTTGCTGACCACAGAACAAAGACACTTCTATGAGGAAAATGGATTTCTTGTCATAAAGAATCTGGTGTCACATGAGGACATTGATGAGTTCAG GAATGTGTTTGAGAAACTGTGCAAGAAGGAATTGACGGCACCAGGACTGGTTATTATGCGAGATGTTGCCATTGCTAAATCAGAATTTGTTCCTGACCAAAAAGCTATAACAAAGGTTCAAGACTTTCAAGAGGTTCCTGATTTGTATAGATACTGCAGTCTACCACAG ATTGTGAACTATGTGGAATGCTTTACTGGACCGAATATTATGGCCATGCATACCATGCTGATAAATAAGCCACCTGATGCAG GTAAAAAGACCTCTCGTCACCCAATGCATCAAGATCTGCACTATTTCCCATTCAGACCTGCAGAGCGGGTAGTCTGTGCCTGGACAGCTATGGAGCGTATAGATCGTAGCAATGGCTGCCTTGTGGTTGTCCCTGGAACACACAAAGGAGAACTAAAGCAGCATGACTATCCAGAATGGGAG GGAGGTGTTAACAAGATGTATCACGGTGTGCGGGACTTTGATCCAAATGCTCCCCGAGTGCATCTGGTTATGGAGAAGGGGGACACTGTATTTTTCCATCCAGTCCTTATCCATGGCTCTGGAATGAACAAAACAGCAGGCTTCAGAAAG gcaatttcctgccactatgccagctctGATTGCCACTATATAGATGTGAAGGGGACATCCCAGGAGCTAATTGAGAAGGAAGTTGGAGAAGTTGCAATGAAGCGCTATGGAGTTGATTTTCCTATTACCCTCCAG GATGTTTGGATGGCAAAAGCACGGTGTGTGCATGGGGAAAGAATAAATATGTAA